The DNA window tgagagttttagtccaaagacAGCTGGAGGGACCCAAGATTGTGAACTACTGGGGGGGGGACTACATGGGTCTGTAATTTCCAGCTTACTACAAAGCCCAGGACTTTATACACTCCTCTTCCATCCAAACAGTTTACACTCCAACCCTGTGCTAAAAGGTATGGCCAGAGCTATTTGCGCAGATCAATGCTCATGACCAAGTTTCGGCCTCCCCGTTACATTTAGACCTTGTTTTTCTTACTTTGTATATTCGGACTAGCCAGTGTTCTGTGGTGTATGCTTCTTCCAGTACATCCAGCTCAAAGTCTTTGTTGCCAATCTCAGCATTTCTCACTCTATCATAACCTGGAGGACGCTCTAGAAATAAAAGGGGCACAGAAATGGTCATAAGAAAATTCTGCTCCTTTAACTTTCAATCCCCTTCAATCTAGTTATTttgtcttattatttatttatttatttatttatttatttattggacttatataccgccccatagtgctacaagtaCTTATACTGTTTTTCCAGCCCAGTAGTTCTCAAATTTTGATCCTGAAGATGTTTTTAGACTTTAATCCCAGAATCATAAGACCCCAGAGCTAATATtcaagaattctgggagataACTCCAACACATAAGGTGTGTCAAAGgttcagaatagagatgggggtatttgtatttgtataccgCACAGGTGGAcgtaacgagggtccagccccctggggccagaccgtccactcacttTCTGCTGTTGCTGCGAGTTCCATGCTCctttcctattgctctggagcccgcagtctgcaagccactcctggcagcaggcaggaggacaagcctcactgcaaggtcgaagagtggctcgcacACCACGAGCATTGGAGTGATAGGAAAGGATTGCATATTTTGTGGCAACAATAGgtggtgagtggacggtccggccccacGGGGCTgaacccttgttatgtccacctgtgcaaggctattcgtattcatatatgaatacccccatctttagttCAGAACCATTGTTCTAGACCACCTTTGATCTATGAAAATGAAACTTTATTCACAAGGCTCAAGAGTAAAATTAAACATGGTGTAGTTCTATGTCACACACAAGACCAGCTACTGAAAGATCCAAGGATTATCCAAAAACCTAATATCTAagtaacattttattttcagttctacAACATGTAGATGAAAAGTGTCTCACTGGCTTCTGTGTAGACCTGTCCGAAGCGGTAGTAGCACATCTTGTACATAAGGCAGTTAAGCAGCACGGGGGAACCCTCTCTGTCAACGCGGAACTCTCCTGTCGGTGTGTAGTAATCGTGCTCCTTTATGTGCTTCCCAGTATCTGTGCTTCCTCCAATTCGTACCATCCACAAAAATTTGTTGATATCTAAGAAACAGAAAGCAATGTgatggaacaacctacctccacAATCACTGATCTACTGTATAAGAGAAGAACAAAGTGAAGACATTTGCTACATTTCTCAGAAGTCCTGAGGATCGGCAGCCAGTTGTCAATTTAACCCACAAGTGGAGAAAAACACACTCCTCACTCCTGATCAACAGGAATCATCTGGGCTACCAGTGGGCATTATGTGCTACAGCACACATAATTCCTTTTTCTGTATGCAACAAATCTACAGAAAAGGTTAGTATAACCTTGCAATACAGAGATAACACTGAACTACAATGTTCAGTTTATTTTATGGAAAATATAATAGCACAAGAGAAATACAAGATTACCATCTGAGGAATATCCAGTGAGGCCTCCAAATATTACCAGCACATAACTGACATCCAGCTCCCTCATAATCTCATAAGCTCGCTCTTCTGTGGATGCCATGGcctaaaaattaaagaaaaacagtgtATGAATTCCCTGTATGTCAGTTACCATCCCTTCTGGGAACCAGGAATAAATAATGAAGGATCTCTTCAATGTTATTATCCAAAACTACTAGAAAGCATCAAGGTTAACTCTCCAAGAACGTATGACATGGGCTCATAGTTTGCTAGGAATATTTTGAGGGAAACTGGACTTCACTGACCTGACCAACTCGGGAAATGTGGGTGTTATTCCAAGTGTTGTTATCCACAAGAATTGTTCGGTTCGCCATAGCAGTTATCTGATACCCATAATCCCACCAGGACATAACCTTCGCATCCTAAttgcaaacagacagacagacaaataaactTTCTACAAACTAACAAGAATAGAAAGCACCACATCCATTAGAGCAAtagttccccaccttgggtccccaggtattcttAGGTTAagactcccaaaagccttcactgctagttgtgttggccaggatttctggaagttgtagaccaagaacacctgtggactgaaggttgggaaccagtgcacTAGAGCTATTTTTGTAATGGtatgaaaaaaaactgaaagtcACAGAACTGCTTTATTCTATTTTCTGGATAAGTATCCTAACCTTGCTGCATGATGCAAACATTCCAAGAATTTTGTCTATGTTTAACAAGTTGAACACACATGGTCACAAATTATTTATAACTACAAGAAGTAATAATTGTGCTTGGGATAAAAGGCTTTGCATGTGTTATTTTATATGACCTGTATTAATTTTCTAAGTGGCATATCTTTTTGGTAGTGCCACAACACTTCTTCAAACACTTAATGAATACTTACAAGATTTCACAAGCTCACCAGGTACAAAGCTTGTTTGCTCTGGTTCCATCATCAGCCAGGAGAGCCAGGACCCCAAAGGAAAAGaatttcctgcctcccaggaagAACACTTTGGCAAGGGGAAGACTAGCTTGATCTCCTCCAGAGGACAGAGAAGGAATTCACTGCAGAGACCTGGTTTCCTTCTTCCCCTTATGACAAAAATCACTCTGTTTCAATTCTGAACTTGcttactttttttctttgctgcacaCGGTCTTTTGTTTTGTACCCTATCCATTATACTgtgtgcaggcaggcaggaggaaacTACTTTACCTTTCCGTATTTTATTGATTGTAAGTTGTTGGGAGAGAGCTAGTTCAATCTTACTCTATAGCATTTGTataattcctcccccccacacacacacacctactatttttaattagaaaaatattCCAAGTGCCAACTACAAACATTTTCAACCTTGTAGTTCATCTAAGACTATGACAGCATATACTCAGAAAGCTGGCAGAGCGAAGAACATGGGCCAGTATTCTGGAAAGAACAATGCACCCTTCACATATAGTCTTTGGTACATAAGGATCCAGCAATCACTAAACATTCACACAGGGTACTAAATCTTAGGGGAAATCTGAAAAATATTATAAGTAGATCCCTCAGTGCAAAATCTCAGTGAACCATCTACTCCTGTGTGATCTTTAAAGATCTCCTTTGGAGGATATGCTCTGCAAATAATACTGGTGACAATAAGAGACAGAGCCTTTCTGGTAGTGCCACAAACCCTATCGGCCAGATTCCTTCCTTGACTTTTCAACTGATGGGAAAGGTTGCTGCTTGTTCTCAATCTGTTGGCCAGATTAACTATTTAAATGCTGCTCCTTCTTACAcagattacattttatttttatattgcgAGCTGCCTCAGACATCCTGGCAACtgaggaggaaaaataaaaaattattctaaGTATTAGCAGACACCTAAGCTTTGGACTCAGCATTGGCTATTACAAAGATAAAAAGCATGTGCGTTCTTTGAGGATTGTGAGGACCTCCAACCTTTCCTTGCAACTAAAAGTAATATAGAGTGTCTCTTAAAGAGATAACCCATTTAGAGAATTTACCTCTGGCGTATTGTGACGAAGCCAGTAATAAGCCTCCCTGAAATCATCAAAGATGATTCTGCTGCCATCACCGCCACGAGCGGACAGGACTATGGAGGGGGAAGAGTAGGCTTCACTGGTTACCCAAGTTGAATGGAAAGTGTAGGTGATCAAGAAGAAAGCCATGACTAGGATCATCCCACTAGCAACCTAGGAACACAACAGCGAGAgtcaaagcatgcaagacacagaAGGTAATACTCTAATTAAAATCCCCCTCTTGTTGGGATTTGACACTCAGATTGTTACAATACATATCCTCCAGAAGAAAACTGTTCTCCACAGGGTATTTATGAGAGAGTCTACAGTTTGTAGGCCACCTGGGGATGTTGAGTGTCCCAGAATCCTAAGTACTGTTGTTGACATCCAACAATTTTGGGAGACCTGAAGTGAGGAATTAGTAGTCAATAGACTATCCCAGTGTGTTATTCTAAGTTTTAGAGGTATAATCTACATTCTCATTTTAGTTTGCATCCTATctatttgaaaaatattattaaaaaagaacaaaatgctctgatacaaatactCACTTCATTTTTGATGGGGTATGTGGAATCTTGTTGCTTTTTGGACTTCTTATCTGGTCGGCTGATATCTAAATTTTTCATATAAGTTGATAATACTTGAGACACTCCAATGCCAGACAGAATACACATAACTGGGGCCAATACCAGCATGAGACGAACCTGGTAAGATAGCAGCACACTCAAAATCTGGCTATTATGCAGGTGAAAAGACTTGTGAAGATACAAAGTAttccatgaaaacaaacaaacattgacaGTTACATGTGAGCTATTAGtaaatctctctttctttctctgtctgtctgatCCACAGGgatatgaaaatgaaaaactaGTCAGATATGGTGCTGACAGAGTCTAGTCACCTTAAGAAAACAGTATGCaccctgaactgctggatagctcagtaatttaagtatctggctgccgagccagaggttgggtgtttgattctctgtgcctctttgacaggaacTGgaattgatccatagggtccctcccagttttgcaattctaagattaaaaTTAAGATTCCTGTTTCATACCACTTGGAGTAAAATGGGAACATTTCTGCATTTCATCACAGCTAGCCAGTCTACTACGCCTGTATTTACTACTCACCATCACAGCAGAGAAGTACATGCTGGTCACCCCATACATTATGATAAAAATGCGAGCATCTGACAGGTTGCTGAAACAGTAATACAGACCAACTgtaagagaggggaaagaaaggtCAGCTACTATAGAAGTATACTGAAAGAATAAGAACCTTTATGTTAAATAATACATACATAGAGCAACAGAATCAAACATTCAAGATACCAAATCCCAAGCCCTTAAGAAGCAATGGCACCTTCTAGCCATTTCTTGAGTCTTCCTCAATATATGTTTAAGGTTTCCATAGCAAGATCCTTAACTATCTTTTGAGTCTTCCTCAATATATGTTTAGGTTTTCCATAGCAAGATCCTTAACTATCTTCAACAGGTAATTTTCTTCTTGCCTGGttcaaaataaaattctttaAGAGGAAGCTGATTCTTTAACTGAAGATTTCTCAGTAAAGACTCACTATGAAAATGTTTAATAAACAGCTTTGCTGCACAAACCTGGAAACATGAAAACAAGAAGTTGCAGATCAAAATAATATGATGACCATGTGGTAGGCTGGTGCTCAGAGACAGAAGCAATGATGGGAATATTGTTCTTTGCATAGGAAGGGTCAAGTAGCGAGTAGAAGCGCCCAGTCCAGGGGGAGATTTTTCCTGTTGAGGAGATGAAAGAAGTCCTAACTCATGTACATGTATTACAGGCAAAATCACAATATATGGCAGTCAGTATCTCAACAGATCTTCACAATATACAATATGCACATTCTATAACTGAAAAtgctaaaatttaaaaagaccagTCCgtctaataattttaaaaaagtctgaaaGAGCATTAGCAACatttattttcctattgatgTGTGCTAAGTAAAATTTACCAGAACTAATTTTTCCATTTCCTCAAACAAATCCATCACACAAGGCAATCAATCTGCTTATTTTAGATAATTCCTGTTACCAGTGTTTTCCTACTTACCCAGAGCACTGTACAATCTCTGCCTTCTGATCAATTAAGTCCACACCCAAGTACAGTATAAAATTTCACCAAGCAGCCTGAATTTTTCAAACTTCTTTTCTACTAGAAcaaatttccctttaaaaggggaaaaaatcctagaATACTGAAGTATGTGCCTGGACAGTATAGTAATAAGTATAAATAATTGCATATGAACAGTCAAATCAAATTCCTTTTGGACAATAATTTAACATAAGGACATTCTAAACAAAAGCTGGGGAGCTGCTCAAACAAGAGAAGTTTGTTCCTACTCTATCCaattaaaattctttaaaaagaggATAAAATATGCTACCATACATCTTAGTAGCTTCAGCAGCACACTACCTGTGAGCATCAGAACAGCTCCTATTGACAAAAGGACAAACCCAACCAGGGAGATCACACTCCTGAAGAGAATTTCAAATTGCTGAGGGTTTAATTTGCTGCGTAGATAATCCACAAAGGCATGAATCTGACAAAGGCCAAATACACCTAAGGCAGCCATGTGTTCAGATGAGAGGACAGGctacaaaaaaagaacaaatagaTATTATTGAGTTGCATTCCACATCAACTAAAGTCTGCCTCTGGACAAGGTTCTAATGAAGTCACTACTTTGTTACAAAACACTATCCTATAAGCTTGACTTAGTGTATACAGATAATAAGTTTGATACTTATCAAAGTTCACCTGCTAGCATTTCTTCCCTATGGTACTGACCAGAATCCTGCTCATGTTCACTTAAACTTTGTGTAACCTACCACACCTAGCTATGGTTAATACACAAGGTATTGGGGTGCTTAATTGTTCCATCAAGCACATGTTCAGGCATGCAACTGAGAAAcaccccagcaccttgtcaattagccaaaAGTTACATAAATATTACagaaacaccaacaggattctgaacaCTATATGCAACAGAGTTGACTATTTTCTTTATCCCACAATTTCCTATTCACTGAATTTCCTATTCACTCAGGCTTGATCACATACAACGATAACCAAATTGTGGCCTCATGGATGTGGTTAGACAGCTGTTGCTAGTGTTCCTCAGCACTGACCAAGAGTCCTGCAATTTCTGGAGGGCCAATCCTGTGCCCAATCCTGAACGAACCTGTGATTTACTGCTAAATGCAAGAGCTGCGACAAACCCATAGGAAGCCCTGGGCCCATGTGTTCATTCTTCCTTCCCTGCTAAGCAGTTAATGTCTTGGTTTAGAATCCCACTTTAGTGTTACATAACCATGTAATCCTAGCTTTGTACTACATGCAGACCAAATACTGTGGTTTTAAGCAAATTGTGGCAAATTAACCAAGCTTCACATTATATGCAGCAAACACAGAAATGTTTAGTAATACATTAATTCTAACAAATTGTAACCACACTATTCAGTGGCTACCATAACAAagaatttaataaatatttttttataaaataaagaattttaaataatataaattattttaaataatgttataAGAAAGCTTTAAATAATCCATAAGAAGGCTAAAATACAGTAACTTTCTTCTGTTAAATGAGAAATTGTATTTGCAGTCTAAACCTAGATTCACTCAACTTTTTCCTGACACAAAAGAGATTTTTCCTCCTAACAAAGTGATTTGTACTAAAACCCTTCCTATAACCAAAGCAGTGAAATCAACAATAAAGTAAGGCTAAGACCATTCCCTCCCCAAATCTCAAGATTTCTCACCTGGAAGCCAACAAAAGAAATCTGCATTGACAAGATGGTTCCTAAGCAGTACACAGTGCAATAAGCCACATATATGCGATGAGAGAATCGTCCAGTCAGCATCAGTACCAGAACATGAAGGGGAATGAGGTTAATCAAAAATACATAACCACCCCATGATGAAACCTGAGAGAAGGTAAAATCATATAACAATTATGTTGCCAATTGACACAAATACCAAAGTCTCATGCAAGTGGCAATGGATTCAAAGCATTTTCTTACCTCATAAAGCAAATTATTTCTAACTTCTGAGAAATCAGAagtaaaaaaaagctttttcacAATATCTAGTTCAAAATCAAGATTATTCTGGCATTgcacttttaaattatttgttctATTCAGTAGTCCATTTGGGAATATTAGGGGTAGGTAGTTAATATAAGATAATCACAAGAGCATACACAAATATACAAGACAACCGAGCCAGCCAGCTACCTCAACAGATCTGTTGAGGCAGCAACTTTTATCAAAGATTTTGGCATTTTTCTCATGGTGCCTCAGAGCCCAAGAGTatataaaaggaataaaatatatattaaatttctgagaaatcagaagtataatatatattttattccttttatatAAGATAGGTACAATCTTATATAATATTGCTAAAAGAACAGATCAGTCAGGACCTTGTTGACATAGTAGCGAAAAGAGATTGGCTTGTGCCTGGTATCTAAGATTGGGGGCTAAGGTTAAGACACACTTGCCTGAGACCCCATTATTTTTGTAACTGACAAGTTACAAAACTTATTGTTACTAATTAGTTCCATCACAACTAGAGAGGGGGGTATCTGTATTTGTTCacgtgcagataatgagggtccaaccATTTGGGGCCAGATCGACCACTCACGATTCCGCGACTGGCGCAAACTCTGCGgtgccttcctatcactccgttgCTTGCGATAATTACCAAGTCCTGGCAGAAAGCAGGaggacgagcctctctgccaggtcgcagagtggttaatccatcgcgagcaacagagagataggaaggcaccACAGAGCTCATGGCAGTGGCGGAATTGTgtgtggtcggtctggccccaggaggcCGGACcattgttatctgcacctgtaggggggggatattcatattcgtatatgaatacccccatctctaatcacaacagTTCTGTAAGAAAACAGCCAAGTTACAGCGTGAAATACATAACCAAATATATGGTTGCTGCTTAAATTTTTGAACTGGAATCAAACTGCTCCTAATGATGGCAAAACAGATACTGTAGTTGCTCAATTCAGATGATAAACAGTTCAAGGAAGTCTTAAGCGTTACTGAAAGCGATCACTTACCATGTAGAAATAGGCAAGTGCACACATGGCTGCCCAGTAAATGGAACCTGTCTTCACTGCTTTGATCCACATGTAGTAAGTCAGAAGCATACAGAATATAGCAATACCTGGGAACAGACAAGGAGTTTGTTCAATGAGTCAACCGCAGAGAATTTCAAACCACACAATGTATTT is part of the Pogona vitticeps strain Pit_001003342236 chromosome 8, PviZW2.1, whole genome shotgun sequence genome and encodes:
- the STT3A gene encoding dolichyl-diphosphooligosaccharide--protein glycosyltransferase subunit STT3A isoform X2 gives rise to the protein MTKLGFLRLSYEKQDTLLKLLILSMAAVLSFSTRLFSVLRFESVIHEFDPYFNYRTTRFLAEEGFYKFHNWFDDRAWYPLGRIIGGTIYPGLMITSAAIYHVLHFFHITIDIRNVCVFLAPLFSSFTTIVTYHLTKELKDAGAGLLAAAMIAVVPGYISRSVAGSYDNEGIAIFCMLLTYYMWIKAVKTGSIYWAAMCALAYFYMVSSWGGYVFLINLIPLHVLVLMLTGRFSHRIYVAYCTVYCLGTILSMQISFVGFQPVLSSEHMAALGVFGLCQIHAFVDYLRSKLNPQQFEILFRSVISLVGFVLLSIGAVLMLTGKISPWTGRFYSLLDPSYAKNNIPIIASVSEHQPTTWSSYYFDLQLLVFMFPVGLYYCFSNLSDARIFIIMYGVTSMYFSAVMVRLMLVLAPVMCILSGIGVSQVLSTYMKNLDISRPDKKSKKQQDSTYPIKNEVASGMILVMAFFLITYTFHSTWVTSEAYSSPSIVLSARGGDGSRIIFDDFREAYYWLRHNTPEDAKVMSWWDYGYQITAMANRTILVDNNTWNNTHISRVGQAMASTEERAYEIMRELDVSYVLVIFGGLTGYSSDDINKFLWMVRIGGSTDTGKHIKEHDYYTPTGEFRVDREGSPVLLNCLMYKMCYYRFGQVYTEAKRPPGYDRVRNAEIGNKDFELDVLEEAYTTEHWLVRIYKVKDLDNRGLSRT
- the STT3A gene encoding dolichyl-diphosphooligosaccharide--protein glycosyltransferase subunit STT3A isoform X1 produces the protein MENGALEAVTPFSFIERTDFLLILFSLEDCAPPPHVFHPWRKGVYRLHVVAFTKMTKLGFLRLSYEKQDTLLKLLILSMAAVLSFSTRLFSVLRFESVIHEFDPYFNYRTTRFLAEEGFYKFHNWFDDRAWYPLGRIIGGTIYPGLMITSAAIYHVLHFFHITIDIRNVCVFLAPLFSSFTTIVTYHLTKELKDAGAGLLAAAMIAVVPGYISRSVAGSYDNEGIAIFCMLLTYYMWIKAVKTGSIYWAAMCALAYFYMVSSWGGYVFLINLIPLHVLVLMLTGRFSHRIYVAYCTVYCLGTILSMQISFVGFQPVLSSEHMAALGVFGLCQIHAFVDYLRSKLNPQQFEILFRSVISLVGFVLLSIGAVLMLTGKISPWTGRFYSLLDPSYAKNNIPIIASVSEHQPTTWSSYYFDLQLLVFMFPVGLYYCFSNLSDARIFIIMYGVTSMYFSAVMVRLMLVLAPVMCILSGIGVSQVLSTYMKNLDISRPDKKSKKQQDSTYPIKNEVASGMILVMAFFLITYTFHSTWVTSEAYSSPSIVLSARGGDGSRIIFDDFREAYYWLRHNTPEDAKVMSWWDYGYQITAMANRTILVDNNTWNNTHISRVGQAMASTEERAYEIMRELDVSYVLVIFGGLTGYSSDDINKFLWMVRIGGSTDTGKHIKEHDYYTPTGEFRVDREGSPVLLNCLMYKMCYYRFGQVYTEAKRPPGYDRVRNAEIGNKDFELDVLEEAYTTEHWLVRIYKVKDLDNRGLSRT